In Fusarium verticillioides 7600 chromosome 4, whole genome shotgun sequence, the following proteins share a genomic window:
- a CDS encoding fumarylacetoacetase, translating into MASWLPIPSKSHFSLANIPFGIISTSAEPTHRPAIAIGQHVLDLSAFAQNNGFSKLADFPADQLKVFSQTTLNDFAALGRPVHRATRAYLQDIFRQETPYPEILKDNESLRKQALIPIGDVQSHLPLSIGDYTDFFAGRNHAHTVGTLFRGAANALQPNYNHLPVAYHGRASSVVVSGTPLHRPWGQVLPNPQAKEPVFQPCARLDIELELGMFISKGNKLGAPVDVNNAEEYIFGYILMNDWSARDIQQWEYVPLGPFNAKNFGTTISPWVVLADALEGFRGKGLENEVPPKKYLDEKREDSILDINLEVSITTAKGNKTKITQVSSQNLLWSWPQMIAHHSVSGCNLRTGDLLGSGTISGLEPGTQGSLLEQTMGGKQFVKLEGGEERKFIQDGDSITITGWSGTADDGLVGFGECEGTIIAAVPRD; encoded by the exons ATGGCTTCTTGGCTACCTATCCCCTCAAAGAGCCACTTCTCACTGGCAAACATTCCCTTCGgcatcatctcaacatccgcTGAACCAACGCACCGTCCCGCGATTGCAATTGGCCaacatgttcttgatctaTCAGCTTTTGCTCAAAACAACGGTTTCTCAAAACTAGCAGACTTTCCCGCCGATCAACTCAAGGTCTTTTCTCAAACTACTCTCAACGACTTTGCTGCTCTTGGAAGACCCGTGCACAGAGCTACACGGGCTTATCTCCAGGATATCTTCCGCCAAGAAACGCCATATCCTGAGATTCTGAAGGATAATGAATCCCTGCGAAAACAAGCTCTCATCCCAATTGGAGATGTTCAATCTCACTTGCCGCTTAGTATCGGCGACTATACTGATTTCTTCGCTGGTCGTAACCACGCTCACACCGTGGGTACACTGTTCCGCGGCGCTGCAAACGCTCTACAGCCTAACTACAACCATCTCCCCGTTGCATACCACGGACGCGCCAGTTCCGTCGTGGTATCAGGAACACCCCTCCACCGTCCCTGGGGCCAAGTCCTTCCTAACCCTCAAGCCAAAGAGCCTGTGTTCCAGCCCTGTGCTCGTCTTGATATTGAGTTGGAGCTCGGTATGTTTATCAGCAAGGGGAATAAGCTCGGGGCTCCTGTTGATGTGAATAACGCGGAGGAGTATATTTTCGGATATATTCTTATGAATGATTGGAGTGCGAGGGATATTCAGCAGTGGGAGTATGTTCCGCTGGGACCGTTTAATGCGAAGAATTTCGGGACGACGATTAGTCCTTGGGTTGTTTTGGCGGATGCGTTGGAGGGCTTTAGGGGCAAGGGTTTGGAGAATGAGGTGCCGCCGAAGAAGtatcttgatgagaagagggaggactcaattcttgatatcaatCTTGAGGTTTCTATCACCA CTGCCAAGGGTAACAAGACGAAAATCACTCAAGTCTCATCCCAAAACCTTCTCTGGTCCTGGCCCCAGATGATCGCCCACCACTCCGTGTCAGGATGTAACCTGCGCACAGGAGATTTACTCGGTTCAGGAACGATTTCTGGTCTTGAGCCGGGAACGCAGGGAAGTCTTCTTGAGCAGACGATGGGCGGGAAGCAGTTTGTCAAGTTGGAGGGAGGCGAGGAGAGGAAGTTCATCCAGGATGGTGATAGTATTACTATTACGGGTTGGTCTGGTACTGCTGATGATGGGCTTGTTGGGTTTGGGGAGTGTGAGGGTACGATTattgctgctgttcctcGGGACTAG
- a CDS encoding glutathione S-transferase, giving the protein MPLTVHHLQVSQSERIPWLCEELGIQYELKQYKRSPLLAPADFKALHPMGAAPVITDGATTLAESCACMEYISHKYANGALFLPPSHPAYADFLYWWHYVDGTLQTALGRIMLIRSAKLSDDNPVVQFGKVKSRQALKLLDERVKNNEWLAGEEFTAADIMVVFPLTTMRYFSPYGLEEYPNVLKYLGRIAGREGFKKTMEKIDNSMELSMGASPPQSPFKL; this is encoded by the coding sequence atgCCTCTCACAGTTCATCACCTCCAAGTCTCCCAGTCAGAGCGCATCCCCTGGCTTTGCGAAGAACTCGGCATCCAGTATGAACTCAAGCAGTACAAACGCTCTCCCCTCCTCGCACCCGCCGACTTCAAGGCTCTTCACCCCATGGGCGCCGCCCCCGTCATAACAGACGGCGCAACAACCCTCGCCGAGAGCTGCGCATGCATGGAATACATCAGCCACAAATACGCCAACGGCGCTCTCTTCCTGCCCCCAAGTCACCCAGCGTACGCTGATTTCCTGTACTGGTGGCACTACGTCGACGGAACCCTCCAAACTGCCCTAGGTCGAATCATGCTCATTCGTTCTGCCAAGTTGAGCGATGATAATCCTGTTGTGCAGTTTGGTAAAGTCAAATCGAGACAGGCGCTCAAGTTGTTGGATGAGCGGGTTAAGAATAATGAGTGGCTCGCGGGCGAGGAGTTTACGGCTGCTGATATCATGGTTGTGTTTCCGCTCACGACGATGAGATACTTTTCGCCGTATGGGCTGGAGGAGTATCCTAATGTTTTGAAGTATCTTGGACGAATTGCGGGGAGGGAGGGGTTTAAGAAGACGATGGAAAAGATTGATAACAGTATGGAGTTGTCAATGGGTGCGAGCCCGCCTCAGAGTCCTTTCAAGCTATGA
- a CDS encoding homogentisate 1,2-dioxygenase, translating to MPVTKFSTPEKYEYLNGFDSFHESESIKGALPIGANSPQKPPYGLYAEKLSGTAFTAPRHENRQTWLYRILPSASHSTYKRFSDPSSPILKAKLNYEPQQLRWDPFDIDEKVDWVRGLKLVSGAGDPTVKSGLGIYVFAAGRDMDANTAMYSSDGEMLIVAQHGVLDIQTELGRLLVRPNEIAIIPRGVRYRVTLPEGPVRGYILELYQGHFQLPELGPIGSNCLANPRDFQIPVADFDEDTKSTWAILNKFNNELFVAEQGHTPFDVVAWHGKYIYPYKYDLGRFSVIGSTSFDHPDPSIFTVLTGPSDHPGTAIADFVIFPPRWLVQEDTFRPPWYHRNTMSEFMGLICGQYDAKTGGGFQPAGASLHNIMSAHGPDADSFERASNAELKPVKVGEGSMAFMFESSLMLGITDWGLETCKKVQPDYNKHSWEELKVHFKRPS from the exons ATGCCTGTTACAAAGTTTTCCACGCCTGAGAAGTACGAGTACCTCAATGGCTTTGATTCATTCCACGA ATCTGAGTCTATCAAGGGAGCTCTTCCAATAGGCGCCAATTCACCTCAAAAGCCACCTTATGGGTTGTACGCTGAGAAACTTTCCGGTACAGCATTTACAGCTCCCCGGCATGAGAACCGCCAAACATGGCTGTACCGCATTCTCCCGTCAGCCTCACACTCAACATACAAACGCTTCAGTGATCCCTCATCCCCAATCCTCAAAGCAAAACTGAACTATGAGCCCCAGCAACTCCGCTGGGATCCTTTCGACATTGATGAAAAGGTTGATTGGGTTCGTGGTCTAAAGCTTGTATCCGGCGCAGGCGATCCCACGGTTAAATCCGGTCTAGGAATTTATGTCTTCGCCGCGGGTCGGGACATGGACGCCAACACAGCGATGTATTCATCTGACGGCGAGATGCTCATCGTTGCGCAACATGGCGTTTTGGATATCCAGACTGAATTGGGACGGCTGCTCGTGAGACCAAATGAAATTGCTATTATTCCTCGGGGAGTGAGGTATAGAGTTACGCTGCCTGAGGGACCGGTGAGAGGGTATATCCTTGAGTTGTATCAGGGACACTTTCAACTACCGGAGCTGGGACCTATTGGATCGAATTGTCTGGCGAATCCGAGGGACTTTCAGATTCCTGTTGCGGATTTTGATGAGGATACGAAGAGTACTTGGGCGATTTTGAATAAGTTCAACAATGAGCTTTTTGTTGCTGAGCAGGGACACACGCCTTTTGATGTGgtggcatggcatggaaa ATATA TCTACCCATATAAATACGACCTAGGCCGCTTCTCCGTCATCGGCAGCACATCCTTCGATCACCCCGACCCCTCAATCTTCACCGTCCTAACCGGCCCCTCCGACCATCCCGGCACCGCCATCGCCGACTTTGTAATCTTCCCCCCGCGGTGGCTCGTGCAAGAAGATACATTCCGCCCACCCTGGTACCACCGAAACACCATGTCCGAGTTCATGGGTCTCATCTGCGGACAATACGATGCCAAGACCGGCGGTGGATTTCAACCTGCGGGAGCTAGTCTGCACAATATCATGTCAGCTCATGGGCCGGATGCTGATTCTTTTGAGAGGGCGAGTAATGCGGAGTTGAAGCCGGTTAAGGTTGGGGAGGGGAGCATGGCGTTTATGTTTGAGAGTAGTTTGATGTTGGGGATTACAGATTGGGGGCTGGAGACTTGTAAGAAGGTGCAGCCGGATTATAATAAGCATAGTTGggaggagctcaaggtgCACTTCAAGAGGCCATCTTAG
- a CDS encoding 3-hydroxyphenylacetate 6-hydroxylase, whose product MTIANLLVSLNNQVHENKGQSLLVTLLIGPLIYILINELIRHNARISNLKGPSGLPLIGNIWDIHINAAEKYRAWAKKYGPVYQIQLGNIPIVVVNSAAAARSIFGANAQALSSRPEFYTFHKVLSDTAGTTIGTSPYSDSLKRRRKGAASALNRPSVATYVDHLDIETRDFVRELYEYGKGGNIPVDPMPMIQRLSLSLALTLNWGIRLKSQKDDLFSEITHVEEEISRFRSTTGNLQDYIPLLRLNPFNMHSAKAKEMRNRRDKYLTDLNNGLDERIANGTYKPCIQANVIMDKEAKLNKDELTSISLTMLSGGLDTVTTQVAWFVAYLSQHPEIQEKAVSEIRKFYSEKQPMCDEQDDQKCEYIVALVKESLRYYTVLRLALPRASIRDIVYEGVTIPKGTVVFLNAWACNMDDQVWSDPEVFRPERWFEQPDAPLFTYGVGYRMCAGSLLANRELYLVYMRLLNSLKIEKSDEVDCHPITGSLDPTSLVALPRRYKAIFKPRNPEALQKALAVEN is encoded by the exons ATGACGATCGCCAATCTTCTTGTGTCGCTGAACAACCAAGTCCACGAGAACAAGGGCCAGTCCCTCCTCGTCACACTCTTGATTGGCCCGCTGATCTacatcctcatcaacgaaCTCATTCGTCACAATGCGAGGATCAGCAACTTAAAGGGCCCCTCTGGTCTACCGCTAATCGGCAATATCTGGGACATTCACATCAACGCCGCCGAGAAATACCGCGCTTGGGCGAAAAAGTATGGTCCTGTTTATCAGATTCAATTGGGGAACATTCCTATCGTTGTGGTCAATTCTGCGGCGGCTGCGAGGAGTATTTTTGGGGCGAATGCGCAGGCTTTGAGTTCGAGGCCTGAGTTTTATACATTTCACAAG GTCCTTTCTGACACTGCTGGTACTACAATCGGCACTTCACCCTACAGCGACTCCCTCAAGCGTCGTCGCAAAGGCGCTGCCTCAGCTCTCAACCGTCCATCAGTCGCTACATACGTCGaccatctcgatatcgaaaCGCGCGACTTTGTCCGTGAGCTTTACGAGTATGGCAAAGGCGGCAACATCCCCGTCGACCCAATGCCCATGATCCAACGCCTTTCTCTATCCCTCGCACTCACTCTCAATTGGGGCATTCGTCTCAAGAGCCAAAAAGACGATCTCTTCTCTGAAATCACCCACGTCGAGGAAGAAATCAGTCGTTTCCGCTCCACCACCGGCAATCTCCAAGATTACATCCCTCTTCTCCGTTTAAACCCTTTCAACATGCACTCTGCCAAGGCGAAAGAGATGCGAAACCGTCGGGATAAGTACCTCACTGACCTGAACAACGGTCTTGATGAACGTATCGCAAACGGGACTTATAAGCCCTGTATCCAAGCTAATGTCATAATGGATAAGGAGGCCAAGTTGAATAAGGACGAACTCACGTCTATTAGTCTCACTATGTTGTCTGGGGGTTTGGACACTGTTACTACGCAGGTTGCGTGGTTTGTCGCGTACTTGAGCCAACACCCTGAGATTCAGGAAAAGGCTGTCTCGGAGATTAGGAAGTTCTACAGTGAGAAGCAGCCCATGTGCGATGAGCAGGATGACCAGAAGTGCGAGTATATCGTTGCGCTTGTGAAGGAGTCGTTGAGATACTACACTGTGTTGAGATTGGCGCTGCCGAGAGCTTCGATTAGGGATATTGTTTATGAGGGCGTTACTATTCCCAAGGGAACTGTTGTTTTCTTGAATGCTTGGGCCTGCAATATGG ATGATCAAGTCTGGTCTGATCCCGAGGTCTTCCGCCCTGAGCGCTGGTTCGAACAGCCCGATGCTCCGCTCTTCACATACGGCGTTGGTTACCGCATGTGCGCTGGTTCTCTCCTCGCCAACCGAGAACTGTATCTTGTGTACATGAGACTGCTGAACAgtctcaagattgagaagtcTGATGAGGTTGATTGTCATCCCATCACTGGTAGCTTGGATCCTACAAGTCTTGTCGCTCTACCCCGTCGTTACAAGGCTATCTTCAAGCCTAGAAACCCTGAGGCTCTGCAGAAGGCTTTGGCGGTTGAGAACTGA